A DNA window from Thiobacillus denitrificans ATCC 25259 contains the following coding sequences:
- a CDS encoding CbbQ/NirQ/NorQ/GpvN family protein, producing MNARTLDPTERLIEKEPYYEPVGEEIALFEAAYRQRIPVLLKGPTGCGKTRFMEHMAWRLQRPLITVSCHDDLTASDLVGRYLVKGGETVWVDGPLTRAVRCGGICYLDEIVEARKDTMVVIHPLADDRRTLAMEKLGQMLEAPAEFCLAISYNPGYQSVLKDLKQSTRQRFVALEFDYPSAALEQRIVATESGVSDAVADKLVRFAQMTRNLKGSGLEEGASTRLLVHAGKLISDGISPVTACKSAVAQAVTDDADMLKAIQELSSSVF from the coding sequence ATGAATGCGCGCACTCTCGACCCGACCGAGCGCCTGATCGAGAAGGAGCCCTATTACGAGCCTGTCGGCGAGGAAATCGCGCTCTTCGAGGCCGCCTATCGACAGCGGATTCCCGTACTGCTGAAAGGCCCGACCGGCTGCGGCAAGACCCGTTTCATGGAACACATGGCGTGGCGCCTGCAGCGGCCGCTGATCACCGTTTCCTGCCATGACGATCTCACCGCGTCGGACCTCGTCGGGCGTTATCTGGTCAAGGGCGGCGAAACGGTCTGGGTCGACGGGCCGCTGACGCGCGCCGTGCGTTGCGGCGGCATCTGCTATCTCGACGAAATCGTCGAGGCGCGTAAGGACACGATGGTCGTGATCCATCCGCTCGCCGACGACCGCCGCACCCTGGCGATGGAGAAGCTCGGCCAGATGCTCGAGGCGCCCGCAGAATTCTGCCTGGCGATTTCCTACAACCCGGGCTACCAGAGCGTGTTGAAGGACCTCAAGCAGTCGACGCGGCAGCGTTTCGTCGCGCTCGAATTCGACTATCCCTCCGCCGCATTGGAGCAGCGTATCGTCGCCACCGAGTCCGGCGTGTCCGACGCCGTCGCCGACAAGCTCGTGCGGTTTGCGCAGATGACGCGCAACCTCAAAGGCAGCGGGCTCGAGGAAGGCGCGTCGACGCGCCTGCTCGTGCACGCCGGGAAACTGATCAGCGACGGGATCAGCCCGGTTACGGCGTGCAAATCGGCCGTCGCACAAGCGGTGACGGACGACGCGGACATGCTCAAGGCGATTCAGGAACTCTCCTCGTCCGTCTTCTGA
- the aprA gene encoding adenylyl-sulfate reductase subunit alpha, with translation MAGEFGNPEVVQEDVDVLLIGGGMACCGAGYEIMRWADAAKAELGMDLKIKLVDKAAMDRSGAVAQGLSAINTYIGSEQDPADYARMVSNDLMGITRDDLAYDLGRNVDDSVHLFEEWGLPIWKTDENGERHDGAQGLPALKDGGKPVRSGKWQIMINGESYKWIVAEATKKALGMDRIEERIFIVKLVNDKNDPSRIAGAVGFSTRDHKVVVYKAKAILLAAGGCVNIFRPRSVGEGTGRAWYPVWNAGSTYAMAAEAGAELTMMENRFVPARFKDGYGPVGAWFLLFKAQAVNAYGEVYMQKNKELLNDYPPYGQAAVPASCLRNHLMLKEMQEGRGPIYMDTVTALAKLRETLTPREVKHLEAEAWEDFLDMCVGQCGIWVGENIEPEKKNSELMPTEPYLLGSHSGCCGIWVSGPEDVGAPTDEAHADAAKIPAHLPKGWNWGYRSMTTVKGLFTAGDGVGASGHKFSSGSHAEGRMCAKSMVKYCIDNKDWKPELDTPVEQLVEEIYKPVRTFLEHKDYTTAIDVNPNYITPKMLQFRLQKIMDEYVAGVATYYKTNANMLAVAEDKLGMLKEDAEKMRAKDLHELLRAWENYHRILTAEAHMKHIQFREESRYPGFYYRMDKNFVDEENWHCFVNSVYDKNSKQWNCFKRAHVDLVDKSKLFKPAAH, from the coding sequence ATGGCTGGAGAATTTGGTAATCCCGAAGTTGTCCAAGAGGACGTCGACGTCCTTCTGATCGGTGGTGGCATGGCATGCTGCGGCGCCGGTTACGAAATCATGCGCTGGGCCGACGCCGCCAAGGCGGAGCTGGGCATGGACCTCAAGATCAAGCTGGTCGACAAGGCCGCGATGGACCGTTCCGGCGCCGTGGCGCAGGGCCTGTCCGCGATCAACACCTACATCGGTTCCGAGCAGGATCCCGCCGACTATGCCCGCATGGTCTCCAACGACCTGATGGGCATCACCCGCGACGACCTGGCCTACGACCTGGGCCGCAACGTCGACGATTCGGTGCACCTGTTCGAAGAATGGGGCCTGCCGATCTGGAAAACCGACGAAAACGGCGAGCGCCACGACGGCGCCCAGGGCCTGCCCGCGCTGAAGGACGGCGGCAAGCCCGTACGTTCCGGCAAATGGCAGATCATGATCAACGGCGAGTCCTACAAATGGATCGTTGCAGAAGCCACCAAAAAAGCGCTCGGCATGGATCGCATCGAAGAGCGCATCTTCATCGTCAAGCTGGTCAACGACAAGAACGACCCGAGCCGCATCGCCGGTGCCGTCGGTTTCTCGACCCGCGACCACAAGGTCGTCGTCTACAAGGCCAAGGCCATCCTGCTGGCTGCCGGTGGCTGCGTGAACATCTTCCGCCCGCGCTCCGTCGGCGAAGGTACCGGCCGTGCCTGGTACCCGGTGTGGAACGCCGGCTCGACCTACGCCATGGCTGCCGAAGCCGGCGCCGAGCTGACGATGATGGAAAACCGTTTCGTTCCCGCCCGCTTCAAGGACGGTTACGGCCCGGTCGGCGCCTGGTTCCTGCTGTTCAAGGCCCAGGCCGTCAACGCCTACGGCGAAGTCTACATGCAGAAGAACAAGGAACTGCTGAACGACTACCCCCCCTACGGCCAGGCTGCGGTGCCGGCCTCCTGTCTGCGCAACCACCTGATGCTGAAGGAAATGCAGGAAGGCCGCGGCCCCATCTACATGGACACCGTGACCGCGTTGGCGAAGCTGCGTGAAACCCTGACCCCGCGCGAAGTGAAGCACCTCGAGGCCGAAGCCTGGGAAGACTTCCTCGACATGTGCGTCGGCCAGTGCGGCATCTGGGTGGGCGAGAACATCGAGCCGGAGAAGAAGAACTCCGAATTGATGCCGACCGAGCCCTACCTGCTGGGTTCCCACTCCGGCTGCTGCGGCATCTGGGTGTCGGGCCCCGAGGACGTCGGCGCTCCCACCGACGAAGCCCACGCCGATGCGGCCAAGATCCCGGCTCACTTGCCCAAGGGCTGGAACTGGGGCTATCGCTCGATGACCACGGTCAAGGGTCTGTTCACCGCCGGCGACGGCGTGGGCGCATCCGGCCACAAGTTCTCCTCCGGCTCGCACGCCGAAGGTCGCATGTGCGCCAAGTCCATGGTCAAGTACTGCATCGACAACAAGGACTGGAAGCCGGAACTCGACACCCCCGTCGAGCAACTGGTGGAAGAGATCTACAAGCCGGTGCGCACCTTCCTCGAGCACAAGGACTACACCACGGCGATCGACGTCAACCCCAACTACATCACCCCCAAGATGCTGCAGTTCCGTCTGCAGAAAATCATGGACGAGTATGTTGCCGGCGTCGCGACCTACTACAAGACCAACGCCAACATGCTGGCCGTGGCCGAAGACAAGCTCGGCATGCTGAAGGAAGACGCCGAGAAGATGCGTGCGAAGGACCTGCACGAGCTGCTGCGCGCGTGGGAAAACTACCACCGCATCCTGACGGCCGAAGCCCACATGAAGCACATCCAGTTCCGCGAAGAAAGCCGTTACCCCGGCTTCTACTACCGCATGGACAAGAACTTCGTCGATGAGGAAAACTGGCACTGCTTCGTGAACTCGGTCTACGACAAGAACTCCAAGCAGTGGAACTGCTTCAAGCGTGCCCACGTGGATCTGGTCGACAAGTCCAAGCTGTTCAAGCCCGCTGCCCACTAA
- a CDS encoding nitric oxide reductase activation protein NorD, with product MEASLHTWLETEFTYFKVEELAGELAALARDDQDFILGWIRRIASTHITLAWQFGRRAPALLPRMERRLLEAWAVHTCDVFDRTGLQTALRVMEQVDSFDPAQHKHDAAGALFEDFAPVLGNFVCGLSGRRLRIEEGDKAWTDGERIVLPPLVAEFSDRDDNFQLAKVMVALAWAQTRFGTLRVDHAQIAAGYADPERALSRLNALETLRLSARIARDLPGLHREMQRLARVAEPLTPAWQAFAARLTRDDASIDDSLALLAAAYAEPESPRWTGQLDLRPDAVAAARAARLDKEKARLRVRLAELLEEQAENRASAASQDTHPPAAEVEPRDEGGQLDFDITLDGVPLAPPDDVRQLLTSVYLDFGEIPPEYLTPAGEGEYDPNLVFDRPEDPDAVWHGTYHEKGAELYPEWDHGRQHYRKNWCVMREKTVPPIQDDFYRQTLVKHQGAVKQLRRKFEALRDENRLDRRQTQGDEIDLDALVEALADAKDGREMSDRLFVRLHRAERNIAVAFLVDMSGSTKGWINEAEREALILLCEALELLGDRYAIYGFSGTTRKRCELFRIKTFDEPYDDEVKARISGIRPQEYTRMGFALRHLSKLLNQVDARTRVLVTLSDGRPDDYFDVYRGEYGVEDTRMALLEASRTGIHPFCITLDREARDYLPHMYGAARYVLLDDVRQLPLKVTDIYRRITT from the coding sequence ATGGAAGCCAGCCTCCATACCTGGCTGGAAACCGAGTTCACCTACTTCAAGGTCGAGGAGCTGGCCGGCGAACTCGCGGCGCTTGCGCGCGACGACCAGGACTTCATCCTCGGCTGGATCCGGCGGATCGCGTCGACGCACATCACGCTCGCCTGGCAATTCGGACGCCGCGCGCCGGCCCTGTTGCCGCGCATGGAACGGCGCCTGCTCGAGGCATGGGCCGTGCACACCTGCGACGTCTTCGACCGCACCGGCCTGCAGACCGCGCTCCGGGTCATGGAGCAGGTCGACAGCTTCGACCCGGCGCAGCACAAACACGACGCCGCCGGCGCACTGTTCGAGGATTTTGCGCCGGTCCTCGGCAATTTCGTCTGCGGCCTGTCGGGACGCCGGTTGCGCATCGAGGAAGGCGACAAGGCATGGACCGACGGCGAACGGATCGTGCTGCCGCCGCTCGTCGCCGAATTTTCCGACCGCGACGACAACTTTCAGCTCGCCAAGGTCATGGTCGCGCTCGCCTGGGCGCAGACCCGCTTCGGCACCTTGCGCGTCGACCATGCGCAGATCGCGGCGGGCTATGCCGACCCCGAGCGCGCGTTGAGCCGGCTCAACGCGCTCGAGACGCTTCGCTTGAGCGCCCGCATCGCGCGCGACCTGCCGGGACTCCACCGCGAGATGCAGCGTCTGGCGCGCGTCGCCGAGCCTCTGACTCCCGCGTGGCAGGCCTTCGCGGCGCGGCTCACGCGGGACGATGCGAGCATCGACGACAGCCTCGCGCTTCTCGCTGCGGCTTACGCCGAACCTGAGTCTCCGCGCTGGACTGGTCAGCTCGACCTGCGCCCCGACGCCGTCGCCGCGGCCCGCGCGGCACGCCTGGACAAGGAAAAGGCGCGGCTGCGCGTGCGGCTCGCCGAACTCCTCGAGGAGCAGGCCGAAAACCGCGCGTCGGCCGCTTCCCAAGATACGCATCCGCCAGCGGCCGAGGTCGAGCCGCGCGACGAAGGCGGCCAGCTCGACTTCGACATCACGCTCGACGGCGTTCCGCTCGCGCCGCCCGACGACGTCCGCCAACTGCTCACCTCGGTCTACCTCGATTTCGGCGAGATCCCACCCGAATACCTCACGCCGGCCGGCGAGGGCGAATACGATCCCAACCTGGTCTTCGACCGGCCCGAGGACCCCGACGCGGTGTGGCACGGCACCTATCACGAGAAAGGCGCGGAACTGTATCCGGAATGGGATCACGGCCGTCAGCATTACCGCAAGAACTGGTGCGTGATGCGGGAAAAGACCGTGCCGCCGATCCAGGACGATTTCTACCGCCAGACGCTGGTCAAGCATCAAGGCGCGGTCAAGCAGCTGCGCCGGAAATTCGAAGCCCTGCGCGACGAGAACCGGCTCGACCGGCGACAGACGCAGGGCGACGAGATCGACCTCGACGCGCTGGTCGAGGCCCTCGCCGACGCGAAGGACGGACGCGAAATGAGCGACCGGCTGTTCGTCCGGCTGCACCGCGCCGAACGCAACATCGCCGTCGCGTTCCTGGTCGACATGAGCGGCTCGACCAAAGGCTGGATCAACGAGGCCGAACGCGAGGCGCTGATCCTGCTGTGCGAAGCCCTCGAACTGCTCGGCGACCGCTACGCGATCTACGGTTTCTCGGGCACCACGCGCAAACGCTGCGAACTCTTCCGGATCAAGACCTTCGACGAGCCCTATGACGACGAGGTGAAGGCGCGCATCTCTGGGATACGCCCGCAGGAATACACGCGCATGGGCTTCGCGCTGCGTCACCTCAGCAAACTGCTCAACCAGGTCGACGCTCGGACCCGGGTGCTCGTGACGCTTTCGGACGGCCGTCCGGACGATTACTTCGACGTCTACCGCGGCGAGTACGGTGTCGAGGACACGCGCATGGCGCTGCTCGAGGCGAGCCGGACCGGCATCCACCCCTTCTGCATCACGCTCGACCGCGAGGCGCGCGATTACCTTCCGCACATGTACGGCGCCGCGCGCTACGTCCTTCTCGACGACGTGCGACAATTGCCGCTCAAGGTCACCGACATCTATCGACGCATCACGACATGA
- a CDS encoding YkgJ family cysteine cluster protein produces MNEAEFKDLIEDSPFAGSPVKPTMLAEDAKLQFRCHRDVKCWNACCSNIDIPLTPYDVLRLKKRLDMSSGEFLKQYSVPFEMDKDGMPGIKLNPVEGGTACQFMTPEGCGVYEDRPTACRYYPVALLTMRRSDEYVDRSAYALVREPHCLGHFEDKIQTIEEYRHEQGVDEYDRKGHAWRQLVVKRKSAGPAIGKPTPVSNQLFFMASYDVDRFRAFVMSPSFNDTYDIPVEIMATLIADDEALLDFGLNFLRHALFGEKFVEERPDAYEKRLARRRALAEQEKEAAFQQKMALEDDKYSADH; encoded by the coding sequence ATGAATGAAGCCGAATTCAAAGACCTGATCGAAGACTCCCCGTTCGCGGGCAGCCCGGTCAAACCCACCATGCTGGCCGAAGACGCCAAGCTGCAGTTCCGCTGCCATCGCGACGTCAAGTGCTGGAATGCCTGCTGCAGCAACATCGACATTCCTTTGACCCCCTACGACGTCCTGCGTCTGAAAAAGCGCCTGGACATGTCGTCCGGCGAATTCCTCAAGCAGTACTCGGTGCCGTTCGAGATGGACAAGGACGGCATGCCCGGCATCAAACTGAACCCGGTCGAAGGCGGTACTGCCTGCCAGTTCATGACGCCGGAAGGCTGCGGCGTCTACGAAGACCGCCCCACCGCCTGCCGCTATTACCCGGTGGCGCTGTTGACCATGCGCCGTTCGGACGAGTACGTCGACCGCAGCGCCTACGCGCTGGTGAGGGAACCCCACTGCCTTGGCCACTTCGAGGATAAGATCCAGACCATCGAGGAATACCGCCACGAACAGGGCGTTGACGAGTACGACCGGAAAGGGCATGCATGGCGCCAGCTGGTGGTCAAGCGCAAATCGGCCGGCCCTGCCATCGGCAAGCCGACTCCGGTTTCCAACCAGTTGTTCTTCATGGCGAGCTACGACGTCGACCGCTTCCGTGCCTTCGTCATGAGCCCGAGTTTCAACGACACCTACGACATTCCGGTCGAAATCATGGCGACGCTCATCGCCGACGACGAAGCCCTGCTCGATTTCGGCCTGAACTTCCTGCGCCACGCGCTGTTCGGCGAAAAATTCGTCGAGGAGCGGCCGGACGCCTACGAGAAGCGTCTCGCCCGTCGCCGGGCTCTGGCCGAGCAGGAGAAGGAAGCCGCATTCCAGCAGAAGATGGCGCTGGAGGACGACAAATATTCAGCCGATCACTGA
- the sat gene encoding sulfate adenylyltransferase, whose product MSKLVRPHGGGELKPLLLTGDALSAEKARAASLPQLKMSSRETGDLIMMGIGGFTPLDGFMTKSDWQGVCDGYKMTNGLFWPIPITLSTDDESIKDGDELALVDAETGEIMGTMKVTDKYTIDKAHECMQVYKTTDMEHPGVKMVMAQGKYNLAGPVKVLSTGNFKEEYGEQFMTPAETRAKFEQMGWSRVAAFQTRNPMHRSHEYLAKIAIETMDGVLVHSLLGALKPGDIPAEVRSEAIATLIDNYFAPNTVIQAGYPLDMRYAGPREALLHALFRQNYGCSHLIVGRDHAGVGDYYGPFDAQKIFDEIPKGSLETVNMNIDWTFWCKKCGGMASQRTCPHTKDDRILLSGTKVRAMLSEGQDLPVEFSRPEVAKVLQKYYAGLSAEQNVKVELKGHSAA is encoded by the coding sequence ATGTCCAAACTCGTACGCCCCCACGGTGGCGGTGAACTCAAACCCCTGCTGCTGACGGGCGACGCACTCTCCGCCGAAAAGGCGCGCGCGGCCTCGCTGCCCCAACTCAAGATGAGCTCCCGCGAAACCGGCGACCTGATCATGATGGGCATCGGCGGCTTCACCCCGCTCGATGGCTTCATGACCAAGTCCGACTGGCAGGGCGTATGCGACGGCTACAAGATGACCAACGGCCTGTTCTGGCCCATTCCGATCACGCTTTCGACCGACGACGAGTCGATCAAGGACGGCGACGAGCTCGCCCTGGTCGACGCCGAGACCGGCGAAATCATGGGCACGATGAAGGTGACCGACAAGTACACCATCGACAAGGCCCACGAGTGCATGCAGGTGTACAAGACGACCGACATGGAGCACCCCGGCGTCAAGATGGTCATGGCGCAGGGCAAATACAACCTGGCCGGCCCGGTCAAGGTGCTGTCGACGGGCAACTTCAAGGAAGAGTACGGCGAGCAGTTCATGACCCCCGCGGAGACCCGCGCCAAGTTCGAACAGATGGGATGGAGCCGCGTCGCCGCCTTCCAGACCCGCAACCCGATGCACCGCAGCCATGAATATCTGGCGAAGATCGCGATCGAGACGATGGATGGCGTGCTGGTCCACTCGCTGCTCGGCGCGCTCAAGCCCGGCGACATCCCGGCCGAGGTGCGCTCGGAAGCGATCGCGACCCTGATCGACAACTACTTCGCCCCCAACACCGTGATCCAGGCCGGCTACCCGCTCGACATGCGCTACGCCGGTCCGCGCGAGGCCCTGCTGCACGCCCTGTTCCGCCAGAATTACGGCTGCTCGCACCTGATCGTTGGCCGCGACCACGCCGGTGTCGGCGATTACTACGGCCCCTTCGACGCGCAGAAGATCTTCGACGAGATCCCCAAGGGTTCGCTCGAGACCGTGAACATGAACATCGACTGGACCTTCTGGTGCAAGAAGTGCGGCGGCATGGCCAGCCAGCGCACCTGCCCGCACACCAAGGACGACCGCATCCTGCTGTCCGGCACCAAGGTCCGCGCGATGCTCTCCGAAGGGCAGGATCTGCCGGTCGAATTCAGCCGCCCCGAAGTCGCGAAGGTCTTGCAGAAATACTACGCGGGGCTCTCTGCAGAGCAGAACGTCAAGGTCGAATTGAAGGGACATTCGGCGGCGTGA
- the aprB gene encoding adenylyl-sulfate reductase subunit beta, whose protein sequence is MPTYVRTDKCDGCKGQDKTACMYICPHDLMKLDKDGSETGHAMRAFNQEPEQCWECYSCVKICPQQAIEARHYADVVPLGGMVQPLRGSDSIMWTIKFRNGTLKRFKFPIRTTPEGSIDPFGGKPTAKLADLTATGFFTGSADGGITKGYRPGNPAELIRK, encoded by the coding sequence ATGCCAACCTACGTTCGTACCGACAAGTGCGACGGCTGCAAAGGTCAGGACAAGACCGCTTGCATGTACATCTGCCCGCACGATCTGATGAAGCTGGACAAGGACGGTTCGGAAACTGGCCACGCCATGCGCGCCTTCAACCAGGAGCCCGAGCAGTGCTGGGAGTGCTATTCCTGCGTCAAGATCTGCCCGCAGCAAGCGATCGAAGCCCGTCACTACGCCGACGTCGTGCCTCTGGGTGGCATGGTGCAGCCCCTGCGCGGCTCCGACTCGATCATGTGGACCATCAAGTTCCGCAACGGCACGCTCAAGCGCTTCAAGTTCCCGATCCGCACGACGCCCGAAGGCTCGATCGATCCCTTCGGCGGCAAGCCCACGGCCAAGCTCGCCGACCTCACGGCAACCGGCTTCTTCACCGGCTCGGCCGACGGCGGCATCACCAAGGGCTACCGTCCGGGCAATCCCGCTGAACTGATTCGCAAGTAA
- a CDS encoding DUF4124 domain-containing protein, with product MRRLLASAVLAALLLPPVAGAESLNKCVGAAGEVTYSNLPCRGARHVEALPIDPPPEPPAGAKAAPVVTATPTLDRETGQPAAAGIRMRRVATSDARRCDAITEKLGRVTDTMDQARRKGYTLDEADKWGREIKDLQRKKQQAGCF from the coding sequence ATGCGCCGCCTGCTCGCCTCTGCCGTCCTCGCCGCTCTGCTGCTGCCGCCTGTAGCCGGCGCCGAGAGCCTCAACAAGTGCGTCGGCGCGGCGGGCGAGGTGACCTATTCGAATCTCCCATGCCGCGGCGCCCGGCACGTCGAGGCACTGCCGATCGACCCGCCACCCGAGCCGCCCGCCGGGGCCAAGGCGGCGCCCGTCGTCACGGCCACACCGACGCTCGATCGTGAGACCGGCCAGCCGGCGGCGGCAGGCATCCGCATGCGCCGGGTCGCGACGAGCGACGCACGACGCTGCGACGCGATCACTGAGAAACTCGGCCGCGTGACGGACACGATGGACCAGGCGCGACGCAAGGGCTACACCCTCGACGAGGCGGACAAATGGGGGCGCGAAATCAAGGATCTCCAACGCAAAAAGCAGCAGGCTGGCTGTTTCTGA